The proteins below are encoded in one region of Sphingobacterium sp. R2:
- a CDS encoding CsbD family protein, whose protein sequence is MSDLTWKGRWNEIKGKVKQQYADLTDDDLMYAEGKEDELLGKLQKKTGKTQDEVNTWLNDL, encoded by the coding sequence ATGAGTGATTTAACATGGAAAGGCCGTTGGAATGAGATCAAAGGCAAGGTAAAACAACAATACGCAGACCTTACAGATGATGATCTGATGTATGCAGAAGGCAAAGAAGACGAGTTATTAGGTAAGCTTCAAAAGAAGACCGGAAAAACACAAGACGAAGTCAATACTTGGTTAAATGACTTATAG